The stretch of DNA CGCCCTCAAGCAGCGGAGCGGTAGGGCTGAAAAAGCGTGCGGGTGGCGGGACTCGAACCCGCACGAGCCAAAGCTCAGGGGATTTTAAGTCCCCGGCGTCTACCATTCCGCCACACCCGCGCAGGAGTGGCGATAACGCCCGGCGCGCGGGCAGGCAACTCGCACGCCGAACGCTTGCCTTGCGCCGCGCCAAGGGCCAAGGTCGCTGCGGTGCAGCAAAGCGGCGGGCGGACTCCCCGCCCTCGAACAACGGAGCGGTAGGGCGACGAACCCGCCCTCAAGTAGCGGAGCGATAGGGCAGACAAAAACGCCCTCAAGTAGCGGAGCGGTAGGGCAACAAACACGCCCTCAAGCAGCGGAGCGGTAGGGCAGAGAATATGCCGGGCGACACAGTTCACGACGCGCATTCGGTGGTGGCGACGATCCAGCCGGCGATCGCGCTGATCGGGCTCGGCATCGGCGCGGCGCTCGTCTCGCGCGCGGTGCGATTGAATCCGATCGTCGGCTATATCGCGCTGGGCCTCGTCATCGGCGCACTCGGCTATCGCGAGGCGTTCGGCGGGCCGGTCGTCGCGGCCATGGCCGAGGCGGGGATCATGTTCCTGCTATTCAATCTCGGCCTGCATTTCTCGCTCGGGCGGATCCGCGAGGAAGCGGCCAACATCTTCGGCTTCGGCAGCCTGCAGATGCTGGTGGCGGGCGGGGCCTTCATCGCGATCTTCCTCGCGATGGGCTTGGCCGTGGAGTTCGCGGTGATCGGGGGCTTTGCCATGGGCCTGTCCTCGACCGCGGTGGTGATCGGGCTGGTGCGCGAGCGCGGGCAGGAGGATTGCCCGGTGGGGCGGGCCTCGCAGTCGATCCTGATCTTCCAGGACATCGCCGCGATCCTGCTGCTGATCGCCGCGGGCGCTCTGGGAAGCGGCGGGGCGGTGCTGCCTGCGCTGGGCCTTGCGGGCGTCAAGGCGCTTGCCGCCTTCGGTATCGCGGTGCTGTTCGCGCGCCACCTGACCGAGCCGCTGTTCCGCCTGATCGGGCGGCTGGGGTCGAGCGAGGTGTTCACCGCGACCGCGCTGTTCCTCGCGCTCGCGGCGGGCTGGGCGGCGGGGGTTTCGGGCCTGTCGCTGACGCTTGGCGCTTTCCTTGGCGGGATGGCGGTGGCGGATTCGCCGTGGCGGATGATGGTGCAGGCCGAGATCGAGGCGTTTCGCGGGCTGTTCCTGAGTTTCTTCTTCATCTCGGTCGGGCTGATGATCGATCCCGCCGTTCTGGCGGCGAACTGGGCGCTGGTGCTCGCGGCGCCGGCGGGGCTGGTGGCGGTGAAATGCGCGTTCAATGTCCTTGCCGGGCTTGCCAACCGCTGGTCGGTGCCGGGCTCGGTGCAACTCGGTTTCCTGCTCGGCCAGGGAAGCGAATTCGCGCTCGTCCTGTTCGCGGTTCCCGCCGTCGCCGGGCTGGTCGAGGAGCGGATGATCGCGGTCCTCATCACCGCCATCGCGATCAGCCTCGCGCTCACGCCCGCCATTTCGGCGCTGGGCCGCAGGCTGGCGGGCAAGCTGCGCACCGGGCCGCCCGATGCGAAGCTCGGCGGGGACGATGCGCCGGTCGTGCTGATCGGGCTGACCCCGGCGGGGCGCGCGGTCGCGGACGCGCTGGGGCAGGAGGGGATCGGCTATCTCGCGGTCGAGGCCGACCACGACCGTTTCGAGCTGGCGCGGGCCGACGGGTACCGTGTCCAGCACGTCAACCCGACCGACCCAAGGAGCTGGGAAGCGCTCGGCATGGGGCGGCGCGCGATGGTGGTGGTGGCGAGCGGCAACGTCGCTGCCTCGCGCGCGCTCACCCCGCTGGTGCAGGAACGCTTTCCGGGGATCACGCGCGTGATCGCGCTGCCGGACGCGGCCATGCTGGACGAATTCGCCGCGCTCGGCATGGTCCCGGTCGAGACATCGGGCGAGGACGGCGCGGAGCGGCTGGTCGAAGCGGTCTTTAAAGGGCTCGGTCGGGAGCGGCGGCACACGGCGAGCGCAGCGGACGAGCCCGCCGCACCGCTGGCGGCCTGACGCCTCATCCGCCGTTGAGGCGTTTCCGGATTTCCTTGCCCGCCTTGAAATAGGGCACGCGCTTGGCCGGAACCTCGACCGTTTCGCCGGTGCGCGGGTTGCGCCCGGTGCGGGCCTGCCTTTCGCGCGTCGAAAAGGCGCCGAAGCCGCGCAGTTCGACCCGCCCGCCTTCGGCAAGGCGCTGGGCGATCTCGTCGAAGAAGATGTCGACCACCTGTTCGACCTCTTCGGCGCGCAGTTCGGGATTGTCCTTGTGAAGTGCCTGCAGCA from Erythrobacter sp. encodes:
- a CDS encoding cation:proton antiporter, with product MPGDTVHDAHSVVATIQPAIALIGLGIGAALVSRAVRLNPIVGYIALGLVIGALGYREAFGGPVVAAMAEAGIMFLLFNLGLHFSLGRIREEAANIFGFGSLQMLVAGGAFIAIFLAMGLAVEFAVIGGFAMGLSSTAVVIGLVRERGQEDCPVGRASQSILIFQDIAAILLLIAAGALGSGGAVLPALGLAGVKALAAFGIAVLFARHLTEPLFRLIGRLGSSEVFTATALFLALAAGWAAGVSGLSLTLGAFLGGMAVADSPWRMMVQAEIEAFRGLFLSFFFISVGLMIDPAVLAANWALVLAAPAGLVAVKCAFNVLAGLANRWSVPGSVQLGFLLGQGSEFALVLFAVPAVAGLVEERMIAVLITAIAISLALTPAISALGRRLAGKLRTGPPDAKLGGDDAPVVLIGLTPAGRAVADALGQEGIGYLAVEADHDRFELARADGYRVQHVNPTDPRSWEALGMGRRAMVVVASGNVAASRALTPLVQERFPGITRVIALPDAAMLDEFAALGMVPVETSGEDGAERLVEAVFKGLGRERRHTASAADEPAAPLAA
- a CDS encoding integration host factor subunit beta — its product is MIRSELLQALHKDNPELRAEEVEQVVDIFFDEIAQRLAEGGRVELRGFGAFSTRERQARTGRNPRTGETVEVPAKRVPYFKAGKEIRKRLNGG